The Roseibaca calidilacus genome has a window encoding:
- a CDS encoding alkane 1-monooxygenase — MKHPVLPFALASLPPVLFLTIGTFNGGLWLWAAALYTSFFAFGLDEALAMASRDGAPGSTERAANRLSVVLALAHLALIPLGVATVSGATGLGMLEQVLAFFGFGLFFGQVSNSNAHELIHRSQKALFGLGKWVYISMLYGHHTTAHRLLHHAHVATPLDPNFPPKGRSFYAYFPRGWVRSFTRGYAVERARAARAGRMNPYVEYVGGALAFVLVLWLAFGGAGVLAYLGLCFYAQSQLAMVDYLQHYGLARRKRPDGSYEPQTIHHSWNSPHWFSSHMMVNASRHSDHHANPGRVYPALRLPEDMPVLPYSLPAMGIIALIPPLWFKLMDKRVDKVLARMEAA, encoded by the coding sequence ATGAAACACCCTGTCTTGCCCTTCGCCCTTGCCAGCTTGCCGCCTGTGCTGTTCCTGACAATCGGCACCTTTAACGGCGGGCTGTGGCTGTGGGCCGCCGCGCTATACACGTCGTTCTTTGCCTTCGGGCTGGATGAAGCCCTTGCCATGGCCAGCCGCGACGGCGCGCCCGGAAGCACCGAACGCGCGGCAAACCGGCTGTCGGTCGTGTTGGCGCTGGCACATCTGGCGCTTATCCCCTTGGGCGTGGCGACGGTATCGGGCGCGACGGGCTTGGGCATGCTGGAACAGGTTCTGGCCTTTTTCGGCTTTGGCTTGTTCTTTGGCCAAGTCAGCAATTCCAACGCGCATGAGCTGATCCACCGCAGCCAGAAAGCGCTCTTTGGCCTTGGCAAATGGGTCTATATCTCCATGCTTTATGGCCATCACACCACGGCGCACCGGTTGTTGCACCATGCCCATGTGGCAACCCCGCTGGACCCGAATTTCCCGCCCAAGGGCCGCAGCTTTTACGCCTATTTCCCGCGCGGCTGGGTGCGCAGTTTCACGCGTGGCTATGCGGTCGAGCGTGCGCGCGCGGCGCGCGCGGGGCGGATGAACCCCTATGTCGAATATGTGGGGGGCGCTTTGGCCTTTGTGCTGGTGCTTTGGCTGGCTTTTGGGGGCGCGGGCGTTCTGGCCTATCTGGGCCTGTGCTTTTACGCGCAATCGCAACTGGCGATGGTGGATTACCTGCAACATTACGGGCTGGCGCGGCGCAAGCGGCCCGATGGCAGCTATGAGCCGCAGACGATTCACCATAGCTGGAACAGCCCGCATTGGTTCTCGTCGCATATGATGGTCAATGCCTCGCGGCATTCTGACCATCACGCCAATCCGGGGCGTGTCTACCCTGCGCTGCGCTTGCCCGAGGATATGCCGGTTTTGCCCTATTCGCTGCCCGCGATGGGGATCATTGCACTGATCCCGCCCTTGTGGTTCAAACTGATGGACAAACGGGTCGACAAGGTTCTGGCCCGGATGGAGGCTGCATGA
- a CDS encoding helix-turn-helix transcriptional regulator — translation MIANEDTEILLALGHATRDGHAWGHVLALLCGQMQASRATLFTERAVHGAAVPHPDCFAVLRPNRVYTAEELTDRAGPFDPDFSTGDHRVIAAQGPRICLWLHRARGVFRARDSSRLSSLIPHVAQAVALAQERATLAAALDRAQSLQWRAGLGLIGPEGPDSTAARLLAEAGTHAPSLAPGTLAKPPGGLSAYGLPDGKTLLRFNRPLPAPEQIAPALGLTLSEARLARALGQGQSLQKASAALGLTRETGRSYAKQIYAKTGVSGQSGLMRLLWSSALAFG, via the coding sequence ATGATCGCAAACGAAGACACAGAGATCCTGCTGGCGCTGGGACATGCCACGCGCGATGGCCATGCTTGGGGGCATGTCTTGGCGCTTCTATGCGGCCAGATGCAGGCCAGCCGCGCCACGCTGTTCACCGAAAGGGCAGTCCATGGCGCCGCCGTGCCGCACCCCGATTGCTTTGCCGTGTTGCGCCCCAACCGGGTGTATACCGCCGAAGAGCTGACAGACCGCGCGGGGCCGTTTGACCCCGATTTCAGCACGGGTGACCATAGGGTGATTGCGGCACAAGGGCCGCGGATCTGTCTGTGGCTGCACCGGGCGCGCGGCGTGTTTCGCGCGCGTGACAGCTCGCGTCTGTCCAGCCTGATCCCACATGTGGCGCAGGCCGTGGCGCTGGCGCAAGAGCGGGCCACCCTCGCCGCCGCGCTGGACCGCGCGCAAAGCCTGCAATGGCGTGCGGGCTTGGGGTTGATCGGGCCAGAGGGGCCTGACAGCACCGCCGCGCGCCTGCTGGCCGAAGCGGGCACCCATGCGCCAAGCCTTGCACCCGGAACACTGGCCAAACCGCCGGGCGGTCTGTCGGCTTATGGCCTGCCCGATGGCAAAACCTTGCTGCGCTTTAACCGCCCCCTGCCCGCGCCAGAGCAGATTGCCCCTGCCCTTGGGCTAACGCTATCGGAAGCGCGGCTTGCCCGGGCCTTGGGGCAAGGTCAGTCCTTGCAAAAAGCAAGCGCCGCCCTTGGCCTAACCCGCGAGACAGGGCGCAGCTACGCCAAGCAAATCTATGCGAAAACCGGGGTTTCGGGGCAAAGCGGGTTGATGCGGCTGCTGTGGAGCAGCGCCTTGGCCTTTGGATAG
- the cysD gene encoding sulfate adenylyltransferase subunit CysD, whose protein sequence is MQYPSPTGGADMTQTNLTHLQRLEAEAIHIMREVVAEAENPVMLYSVGKDSACMLHVAKKAFFPSPPPFPLLHVDTTWKFKAMYAMREAAARKAGMQLIVHQNPDALRQGINPFDHGGLHTDMWKTEGLKQALDLHGFDAAFGGARRDEEKSRAKERILSFRTAAHRWDPKNQRPELWRNYNARKAKGESMRVFPLSNWTELDIWQYIHLENIDIVPLYYAAPRPTVERDGMLLMVDDDRFPLNGEEPVMRSVRFRTLGCYPLTGAVESTATTLPQIIQEMLLTTTSERQGRAIDHDQAASMEKKKQEGYF, encoded by the coding sequence ATCCAATATCCAAGCCCAACTGGCGGAGCGGATATGACCCAAACGAATTTGACCCACCTGCAACGGCTGGAAGCCGAAGCCATCCACATCATGCGCGAGGTTGTCGCAGAGGCCGAGAACCCGGTCATGCTGTATAGCGTCGGCAAGGACAGCGCTTGCATGCTGCATGTTGCGAAAAAGGCGTTCTTTCCTTCGCCGCCGCCCTTCCCGCTATTGCATGTGGATACGACATGGAAGTTCAAGGCCATGTATGCCATGCGCGAGGCCGCCGCGCGCAAGGCCGGGATGCAACTGATCGTGCACCAGAACCCCGATGCGCTGCGCCAGGGTATCAACCCGTTCGACCATGGCGGCCTGCACACCGATATGTGGAAAACCGAAGGGCTGAAACAGGCGCTGGACCTGCACGGGTTTGACGCCGCTTTCGGTGGCGCGCGCCGGGACGAAGAAAAGAGCCGCGCCAAGGAACGCATTCTCAGCTTCCGCACCGCCGCGCATCGGTGGGACCCGAAAAACCAGCGTCCAGAGCTTTGGCGCAACTACAACGCCCGCAAGGCCAAGGGTGAATCCATGCGTGTCTTTCCGCTGTCGAACTGGACCGAGTTGGATATCTGGCAGTATATCCACTTGGAAAACATCGACATTGTGCCGCTGTATTATGCCGCCCCGCGCCCGACCGTGGAACGCGACGGCATGCTCTTGATGGTTGATGACGACCGCTTCCCGCTGAACGGCGAAGAACCCGTCATGCGCTCTGTCCGGTTCCGCACCTTGGGCTGCTACCCGCTGACGGGAGCCGTGGAATCGACCGCGACGACCTTGCCGCAGATCATTCAGGAAATGCTGTTGACCACCACGTCGGAACGGCAGGGTCGCGCCATTGACCATGACCAAGCCGCGTCGATGGAAAAGAAGAAGCAGGAAGGGTATTTCTGA